Proteins from a genomic interval of Sparus aurata chromosome 21, fSpaAur1.1, whole genome shotgun sequence:
- the klhl14 gene encoding kelch-like protein 14 isoform X1: MGLHCSPGPTSPDSPSGGVHSQEVMSRSGDRTSTFDPTHSDTLLHGLNLLWRKQLFCDVTLTAQGQQFHCHKAVLASCSQYFRSLFSSHNVINNEGSKGDQGSSGTPSSSPDDKLVTPSARPINNLVLQGCSSIGLRLVLEYLYTANVTLSLDTVEEVLSVSKILNIPQITKLSVQFLNDQISVQNYKQICKIAALHGLDETKKLANKYLVEDVLLLNFEEMCAMLDALPPPVESELALFQMSVLWLEHDRETRMHYAPDLMKRLRFALIPAPELVERVQSVDFMRSDPVCQKLLLDAMNYHLMPFRQHCRQTVASRIRSNKRMLLLVGGLPPGPDRLPSNLVQYYDDEKKTWKILTIMPYNSAHHCVVEVENFLLLLGGEDQWNPNGKHSTNFVSRYDPRFNSWIQLPPMQERRASFFACRLDKHLYVIGGRNESGYLSSVESYNLETNEWNYVSSLPQPLAAHAGSVHNGKIYISGGVHNGEYVSWLYCYDPIMDVWARKQDMNTKRAIHALAGMNDRLYAIGGNHLKGFSHLDVMLVECYDPKADQWNILQTPILEGRSGPGCAILDDSIFLVGGYSWSMGAYKSSTICYSPEKGTWTELEGEVAEPLAGPACSNVILPVCLPFNK, translated from the exons GTGGCGTTCACAGTCAGGAAGTCATGTCCAGATCGGGTGATAGAACATCCACCTTTGACCCAACACACAGTGACACCCTGCTGCACGGGCTCAATCTGTTATGGAGAAAACAGCTTTTCTGTGATGTGACTCTCACTGCCCAGGGACAGCAGTTCCACTGCCACAAAGCTGTGCTGGCATCCTGCTCCCAGTATTTCAgatctctcttctcttctcataATGTCATCAACAATGAGGGGAGCAAAGGGGACCAGGGCAGCAGTGGGACCCCCTCATCCTCTCCCGATGACAAGCTGGTGACCCCCAGCGCCAGGCCCATCAATAACCTGGTACTCCAGGGCTGCTCCTCCATTGGACTACGATTAGTGCTGGAGTACCTGTATACTGCCAATGTGACTCTTTCCCTGGACACAGTGGAAGAGGTGCTGTCAGTCAGCAAGATCCTCAACATCCCCCAGATTACCAAGCTCAGCGTGCAGTTCCTCAATGACCAGATCTCTGTGCAGAACTACAAGCAGATCTGCAAGATTGCTGCACTCCATGGACTGGATGAGACCAAGAAGCTGGCCAACAAGTACCTGGTGgaggatgtgctgctgctgaactTTGAGGAGATGTGTGCCATGCTAGATGCTCTGCCACCTCCAGTGGAGTCAGAGCTGGCTCTGTTCCAGATGTCAGTCCTCTGGCTGGAGCATGACCGGGAGACTCGCATGCACTATGCGCCGGACCTTATGAAGAGGCTGCGCTTCGCCCTCATACCTGCTCCAGAGCTGGTGGAGAGGGTGCAGTCTGTTGACTTCATGAGGAGTGACCCTGTGTGCCAGAAACTACTCCTGGATGCCATGAACTACCACCTAATGCCCTTCAGGCAGCACTGCAGGCAGACCGTGGCCAGCAG AATCCGTTCCAATAAGAGAATGCTGCTACTGGTGGGTGGGTTGCCTCCTGGACCTGATCGTCTCCCCAGCAATTTGGTCCAGTACTATGACGACGAGAAAAAGACATGGAAGATCCTCACAA TAATGCCTTACAACAGCGCCCATCACTGCGTTGTGGAGGTGGAGaacttcctgctgctgctgggtggAGAGGACCAGTGGAACCCCAACG GAAAGCACAGCACAAATTTTGTCAGCCGCTACGATCCCAGATTCAACAGTTGGATACAGTTGCCTCCGATGCAGGAGAG GAGAGCCAGTTTCTTTGCCTGCCGCCTGGATAAGCACCTGTACGTGATTGGTGGTAGGAACGAGAGCGGCTACCTCTCCAGCGTGGAGTCCTACAACCTGGAGACCAACGAGTGGAACTACGTGTCGTCTCTGCCGCAGCCTCTGGCTGCCCATGCTGGCTCAGTGCACAATGGCAAGATCTACATATCAG GAGGAGTTCACAATGGAGAGTACGTGTCCTGGCTCTACTGTTACGACCCTATAATGGATGTGTGGGCTCGGAAACAGGATATGAACACAAAGCGTGCCATTCATGCCCTAGCTGGAATGAACGACCGTCTATATGCTATTGGTGGAAACCATTTGAAAG GTTTCTCCCATCTAGACGTCATGTTGGTGGAGTGTTACGACCCAAAAGCTGACCAGTGGAACATCCTGCAGACGCCAATCCTTGAGGGTCGCAGCGGCCCGGGCTGTGCTATTCTGGATGACAGCATCTTTCTTGTTGGAGGCTACAGCTGGAGCATG GGGGCCTATAAGTCTTCTACCATCTGCTACAGCCCAGAGAAGGGAACATGGACAGAGTTGGAGGGAGAGGTGGCAGAGCCTTTAGCGGGCCCAGCCTGTTCCAACGTCATACTGCCTGTCTGCCTTCCTTTTAACAAATGA
- the klhl14 gene encoding kelch-like protein 14 isoform X2 — MSRSGDRTSTFDPTHSDTLLHGLNLLWRKQLFCDVTLTAQGQQFHCHKAVLASCSQYFRSLFSSHNVINNEGSKGDQGSSGTPSSSPDDKLVTPSARPINNLVLQGCSSIGLRLVLEYLYTANVTLSLDTVEEVLSVSKILNIPQITKLSVQFLNDQISVQNYKQICKIAALHGLDETKKLANKYLVEDVLLLNFEEMCAMLDALPPPVESELALFQMSVLWLEHDRETRMHYAPDLMKRLRFALIPAPELVERVQSVDFMRSDPVCQKLLLDAMNYHLMPFRQHCRQTVASRIRSNKRMLLLVGGLPPGPDRLPSNLVQYYDDEKKTWKILTIMPYNSAHHCVVEVENFLLLLGGEDQWNPNGKHSTNFVSRYDPRFNSWIQLPPMQERRASFFACRLDKHLYVIGGRNESGYLSSVESYNLETNEWNYVSSLPQPLAAHAGSVHNGKIYISGGVHNGEYVSWLYCYDPIMDVWARKQDMNTKRAIHALAGMNDRLYAIGGNHLKGFSHLDVMLVECYDPKADQWNILQTPILEGRSGPGCAILDDSIFLVGGYSWSMGAYKSSTICYSPEKGTWTELEGEVAEPLAGPACSNVILPVCLPFNK, encoded by the exons ATGTCCAGATCGGGTGATAGAACATCCACCTTTGACCCAACACACAGTGACACCCTGCTGCACGGGCTCAATCTGTTATGGAGAAAACAGCTTTTCTGTGATGTGACTCTCACTGCCCAGGGACAGCAGTTCCACTGCCACAAAGCTGTGCTGGCATCCTGCTCCCAGTATTTCAgatctctcttctcttctcataATGTCATCAACAATGAGGGGAGCAAAGGGGACCAGGGCAGCAGTGGGACCCCCTCATCCTCTCCCGATGACAAGCTGGTGACCCCCAGCGCCAGGCCCATCAATAACCTGGTACTCCAGGGCTGCTCCTCCATTGGACTACGATTAGTGCTGGAGTACCTGTATACTGCCAATGTGACTCTTTCCCTGGACACAGTGGAAGAGGTGCTGTCAGTCAGCAAGATCCTCAACATCCCCCAGATTACCAAGCTCAGCGTGCAGTTCCTCAATGACCAGATCTCTGTGCAGAACTACAAGCAGATCTGCAAGATTGCTGCACTCCATGGACTGGATGAGACCAAGAAGCTGGCCAACAAGTACCTGGTGgaggatgtgctgctgctgaactTTGAGGAGATGTGTGCCATGCTAGATGCTCTGCCACCTCCAGTGGAGTCAGAGCTGGCTCTGTTCCAGATGTCAGTCCTCTGGCTGGAGCATGACCGGGAGACTCGCATGCACTATGCGCCGGACCTTATGAAGAGGCTGCGCTTCGCCCTCATACCTGCTCCAGAGCTGGTGGAGAGGGTGCAGTCTGTTGACTTCATGAGGAGTGACCCTGTGTGCCAGAAACTACTCCTGGATGCCATGAACTACCACCTAATGCCCTTCAGGCAGCACTGCAGGCAGACCGTGGCCAGCAG AATCCGTTCCAATAAGAGAATGCTGCTACTGGTGGGTGGGTTGCCTCCTGGACCTGATCGTCTCCCCAGCAATTTGGTCCAGTACTATGACGACGAGAAAAAGACATGGAAGATCCTCACAA TAATGCCTTACAACAGCGCCCATCACTGCGTTGTGGAGGTGGAGaacttcctgctgctgctgggtggAGAGGACCAGTGGAACCCCAACG GAAAGCACAGCACAAATTTTGTCAGCCGCTACGATCCCAGATTCAACAGTTGGATACAGTTGCCTCCGATGCAGGAGAG GAGAGCCAGTTTCTTTGCCTGCCGCCTGGATAAGCACCTGTACGTGATTGGTGGTAGGAACGAGAGCGGCTACCTCTCCAGCGTGGAGTCCTACAACCTGGAGACCAACGAGTGGAACTACGTGTCGTCTCTGCCGCAGCCTCTGGCTGCCCATGCTGGCTCAGTGCACAATGGCAAGATCTACATATCAG GAGGAGTTCACAATGGAGAGTACGTGTCCTGGCTCTACTGTTACGACCCTATAATGGATGTGTGGGCTCGGAAACAGGATATGAACACAAAGCGTGCCATTCATGCCCTAGCTGGAATGAACGACCGTCTATATGCTATTGGTGGAAACCATTTGAAAG GTTTCTCCCATCTAGACGTCATGTTGGTGGAGTGTTACGACCCAAAAGCTGACCAGTGGAACATCCTGCAGACGCCAATCCTTGAGGGTCGCAGCGGCCCGGGCTGTGCTATTCTGGATGACAGCATCTTTCTTGTTGGAGGCTACAGCTGGAGCATG GGGGCCTATAAGTCTTCTACCATCTGCTACAGCCCAGAGAAGGGAACATGGACAGAGTTGGAGGGAGAGGTGGCAGAGCCTTTAGCGGGCCCAGCCTGTTCCAACGTCATACTGCCTGTCTGCCTTCCTTTTAACAAATGA